Proteins encoded together in one Marinobacter sp. Arc7-DN-1 window:
- a CDS encoding 3-deoxy-7-phosphoheptulonate synthase: MSGNKLENLNVASQETLITPEALKKEMPLSEKAAETVSKGRQAIYDIMDGKDHRLFVVVGPCSIHDVEAARDYATRLKKLADEVSDTLLIVMRVYFEKPRTTVGWKGLINDPHLNDTFDIEQGLHIGRRLLLDINELGLPAATEALDPISPQYLQDTIAWSAIGARTTESQTHREMSSGLSMAIGFKNGTDGSLDVAVNAMKSVSHPHSFLGIDQQGQVAIIRTRGNNYGHVVLRGGGGKPNYDSVSVALCEQALDKAGLRKSVMIDCSHANSSKDPAIQPLVMQDVTHQILEGNSSIQSLMVESNINWGNQPLPGNLADLKYGVSVTDACIDWPTTEKAVRDMREKLKDVLPKRKIG; this comes from the coding sequence ATGTCGGGCAACAAGCTAGAGAATCTGAATGTGGCGAGCCAGGAAACACTGATCACTCCTGAAGCGCTGAAAAAGGAGATGCCACTCTCCGAGAAGGCCGCTGAGACCGTATCCAAGGGTCGCCAGGCTATCTACGACATTATGGACGGCAAAGACCACCGGCTGTTCGTGGTCGTTGGCCCCTGCTCCATTCACGACGTTGAAGCCGCCCGGGATTATGCCACGCGACTGAAGAAACTGGCCGACGAAGTCAGTGACACCCTGCTGATCGTAATGCGCGTCTATTTTGAAAAGCCCCGTACTACCGTTGGCTGGAAAGGCCTGATCAACGATCCGCACCTGAACGACACTTTTGATATTGAGCAGGGGCTGCATATCGGCCGCCGTTTGCTGCTGGACATCAATGAGCTTGGACTGCCGGCGGCCACCGAGGCACTCGATCCGATCTCCCCCCAGTATCTCCAGGACACCATCGCCTGGTCCGCCATCGGCGCACGTACTACGGAATCCCAGACGCACCGGGAAATGAGCAGTGGCCTGTCCATGGCGATCGGCTTCAAGAACGGCACCGATGGCAGCCTCGATGTGGCGGTCAACGCCATGAAGTCTGTCTCACACCCCCACAGTTTCCTGGGCATTGACCAGCAAGGCCAGGTGGCCATCATCCGAACCAGGGGTAATAACTATGGCCACGTTGTTCTGCGTGGCGGTGGCGGCAAGCCCAACTACGATTCCGTCAGTGTGGCCCTGTGCGAGCAGGCACTGGACAAGGCCGGCCTGCGCAAGTCCGTGATGATCGATTGCAGTCACGCCAATTCCAGCAAGGACCCGGCTATCCAGCCGCTGGTTATGCAGGATGTGACCCACCAGATTCTTGAGGGTAACTCCTCAATCCAGAGCCTGATGGTTGAGAGCAACATCAACTGGGGCAACCAGCCTCTTCCCGGCAATCTGGCCGACCTGAAATACGGCGTCTCCGTGACCGACGCCTGTATTGACTGGCCAACCACGGAGAAAGCTGTCCGGGATATGCGCGAGAAGCTGAAGGATGTGCTGCCGAAACGCAAGATCGGCTAG